One window from the genome of Maridesulfovibrio ferrireducens encodes:
- a CDS encoding 7TM diverse intracellular signaling domain-containing protein — MPNTKFTRLFLLAAFLFLLLLSGCVQTTDNHHFKAVKGYLDLSGWDFNTQGPAPLDGEWEFYQHSAALPSNPEKLLLNEKKDFFPLPSIWKGKTAQGIPLTKQGQGTYRLKVKFEPNFEVNSLYISGVLSVCRVSVNGNEIVSSGTIGKNKQSEIPRKHFLSPIFPSANGYADIVLEVSNFHNEEGGINSCILLGSNEQIQNVLSYRRISGAILGGVLFIMGLYHLIIFLVRRSNKENLYFGLFCLVWCITTIFNPPSAFLVTQFMTMDWSWYIKACLLPPGIAIPLLLIFYHSLFPKKYGKIINWTYSALGGLYIMYILVAPPIAYSAVAVSYFIISRTAYLYLFTTFLIDLFRGKKGVIFLAPGYMALAYSELDEILFDLNIISSAEFGLYGAFIFIISYSIFMSVRFAEALSRVEKISGELEAQKKTEQSHKLIQIRLSKMLDSVDDAILATNHKYEINFSNRAFTNLTGYHAENILGQQLTSILSKPDCATVTDFLRKIPQLHATAENNIKQDNFQITTADGSILNTSALVTLLDVEDELIYTLVLRPEAKPLDKRQFAVWIMKKTLKDWESATRFSKADLAVQSGLWNVYIEKDGYARTQTLDRYLSDETLPSRPRWKNVYATVEFVLTNIPDRDAAYLELEKGLAELKKMS, encoded by the coding sequence ATGCCCAACACGAAGTTCACCCGTCTATTTTTATTAGCAGCTTTTTTATTTTTGTTACTGCTCAGCGGGTGTGTTCAAACAACCGACAACCATCACTTTAAAGCTGTAAAAGGCTACCTTGACCTTTCCGGATGGGACTTTAACACACAAGGCCCGGCTCCGCTGGATGGCGAATGGGAATTTTATCAGCACTCTGCCGCACTCCCCAGTAATCCTGAAAAATTATTACTAAACGAAAAAAAAGATTTCTTCCCTCTCCCCTCAATCTGGAAAGGAAAAACAGCTCAAGGTATTCCCCTAACGAAACAAGGACAGGGAACATATCGCCTGAAAGTAAAGTTTGAACCCAATTTTGAAGTAAATTCATTATATATTTCCGGTGTACTTTCTGTATGCCGCGTCTCGGTAAACGGGAACGAAATTGTCTCCTCGGGTACTATTGGCAAAAACAAACAATCCGAAATTCCACGCAAACACTTCCTCTCCCCGATTTTCCCCTCCGCAAACGGATATGCTGATATTGTCTTGGAGGTTTCCAACTTTCACAACGAAGAGGGAGGGATTAATTCCTGCATACTCCTCGGCAGTAATGAACAAATTCAGAATGTTCTTAGTTACCGCCGAATTTCCGGAGCCATTCTCGGCGGAGTACTTTTCATCATGGGACTCTACCATCTTATCATCTTTCTGGTAAGACGATCCAACAAAGAAAACTTATACTTTGGCCTTTTTTGCCTTGTCTGGTGCATCACAACAATTTTCAATCCTCCATCCGCTTTTTTAGTAACCCAGTTTATGACAATGGACTGGAGTTGGTACATAAAAGCATGTCTTTTACCTCCTGGTATTGCGATCCCTTTACTGCTTATATTTTATCATTCACTTTTTCCTAAAAAATATGGAAAAATTATCAATTGGACATATAGCGCATTGGGAGGATTATACATTATGTATATTCTCGTCGCACCTCCAATTGCTTATTCTGCTGTAGCAGTTTCATACTTCATCATCAGCAGAACCGCTTACCTCTATCTTTTCACAACATTCTTAATAGACCTGTTCCGGGGTAAAAAAGGAGTTATCTTTTTAGCTCCCGGCTATATGGCTTTGGCATATTCTGAATTAGATGAAATTCTTTTTGACCTTAACATCATCAGTTCAGCGGAATTCGGCCTTTATGGAGCATTTATTTTCATCATTTCGTATTCAATATTTATGTCGGTACGTTTTGCAGAGGCTTTATCCAGAGTTGAAAAAATTTCAGGAGAGTTGGAAGCGCAAAAAAAGACCGAACAAAGCCATAAACTTATACAGATACGGCTTTCGAAAATGCTGGATTCAGTTGATGACGCAATATTAGCAACAAATCATAAATACGAAATAAATTTCAGTAACCGCGCTTTTACAAATCTCACGGGCTATCACGCCGAGAATATTCTGGGACAGCAATTGACAAGCATACTTAGCAAACCGGACTGCGCAACAGTTACGGATTTTTTACGAAAAATACCACAACTGCATGCCACAGCTGAGAACAACATCAAACAGGATAATTTTCAGATAACCACTGCCGACGGCAGCATCCTGAACACCTCTGCTCTTGTAACTCTGCTGGATGTTGAAGATGAGCTTATCTATACGCTGGTGCTACGCCCGGAAGCAAAGCCACTCGACAAACGACAATTTGCTGTGTGGATAATGAAAAAGACTCTCAAAGACTGGGAATCAGCCACAAGGTTTAGCAAAGCAGACCTAGCCGTCCAATCAGGATTATGGAACGTATATATAGAAAAAGACGGTTACGCTCGAACTCAGACTCTGGATAGGTACTTGAGCGATGAAACTCTGCCGAGCCGCCCAAGGTGGAAAAATGTTTATGCAACAGTAGAGTTTGTTTTGACTAATATTCCGGATAGAGATGCAGCTTATCTAGAGCTTGAGAAGGGACTTGCAGAGCTAAAAAAGATGTCATGA